The Bacteroidetes Order II. bacterium DNA segment AATTCCGACCCTGCTTTTTATGAACTACTATCTGCGCTACCATCTTGGTAGGCTTGTCCATGCAAAAATACAAAATGCAGAAGGCCATACGCTGGGTATCGGTGATCATAAAGCCAATCCTTGCATAATACCCCTCCCAAAGAACTATTTACTTTCTTTTAGAAAAACATAATTCCTTGCAATTGTGGCCTCTTATACTGAACTTGTTGGGCTTTTTTTTCAAAGAAATTTATGCCCAAATTTGTTCCGCTTGTGTCTTCTTGCTATTACAAAACAGCAATTATCAAGAAGTTTTTTTATAAAAAATATTTTTGAGATGAGCACAACCTTCAAATAGGTATTTTTCTATTTTTACTATCAATCTTAAGAATGATTATTAGACATTCGTAGTTTATGTATGGCGAATTCAAATTTTGATAAAACTAAATTTACGCCGAATTAAAATGAATCAACTTTCCCGAATCTATTTTTCCTCAATCTTTACAAAATTCATTTGGAAATTCTCTTGTTAATTTGTTTATTACTTGCGAATAAGACTTTACAAAATTATCACTCTTTTCTTTAGATCAATGGCCAGTTGGTTCGATTATATCAATATATAATTCTGGAACTCCTGAGATAAACTCCCAAAATTTTTGACCGCAATATTTGTAATAATCTCTTTTATCCGGATGATTATCTTTTCCATAACAACAACCATTTATCGCATTTATAATCAATTGATAATTACTAGTCCTCAATGTTTTCTTAGCTACCTTGAAATCAGAAATCATTTTTGCTATTTGAGAACTATTACCCCAACTAGGGTCAGACTTGATTGTGACAATATTTCTAATACCATTTTTATCAAATTATAAATCAATACCTTTTATGCTGGATTTGTATCCACCATAAACTTTGTGGTTAATAGAAATAGCGAGACCTTCGAGCCAATCTCCAAAAATTGTCTCTTCATTAGACGAAATATGGGCATCTAAGATCCCTCTTATAATTTGCTCTGCCGTCAATACATTTTTAGCCTTAAAAAGGTAAGGGTTTTTTCGTTGTAAAACTTTTGACAGTTTAAGGCCATCAAGGCTTTGAATACGTTTTTGATGGAAAATACCGATATTTTGTTCAATATATTGTGATACTTCATCAAGGTTCAGAGCCTTCATATTTTTAAATATTTATAAAAGATATAATTCAACAGGATTTAACTGTTCTTTAACTAACTGGTAATACGCTGGGATAATTTCAATGCCTATTGCATTTCGTCTCATTCTATTGGCAACAGTAATGGTCGTTCCAGAACCCATAAAAGGGTCTAATACGGTATCATGTTCTTTGGTGAATAGCTTGATGAACCATTCAGGAAGTTCTTCAGGGAAAGCAGCACTATGGTTTTTGTTACTGCATTCGGTGGCCAAGTGCAATACATTGGTAGGATAAGCCTTTCTCTCTCTAACCAATTAGAAATATTTTTTCCAAATCCACTTCCTACTTTTGAATTGTCGCGAATTTTATCGGTATTAGAGAGTTTTTTCAATCTTGACTTAGCCCAGTCTCCCATAGGAACCATCACCTTTTCTTGATACATATTAAATTTTCTATTTTTATTAAATTGTAGAAGTCTTTCCCATGCATCCCTAAAACGATTAGGCCATTTACCGGGGTAGCTATTTTTTTGTGCCAAATAAATTCTTCCATCCAAAGCCAGCCTTGTTTTCTCATTTCTAATATAAGTTCCATCACATAAACACTTCTTTCACCATCAACAACTTTTTCTTTGATGTTTAGAACAAAAGTACCAGTTGGTTTAAGAATTCTTAGAAGTTGTTCAGAAATAGGCAAAAACTATTCAACATATTTATCTGTAAGAATACCTCCATAGGCATTTTTTCTTTGATCAGCATAAGGAGGAGAAATGACTATTAAATCTACGGAATTACCAGGTAAAAGGCTCAGTTGTTCTTTGCAATCACCTAAATATAAATTTGTTTTAATTTCTATTTTATTAACGAACTTTAATTGAAAAAACATTCACAAATTTGAATGTACAGAAATTTTAATTCATCATGCATAGTATAAGAAATTAGCACCACTTTGTCAATATTTTTTACCTATGATCGTCGTTCTTGGACTTTCTATCACAGATGAAGTGGGTTCTAATGGTTCTCTCATTTTATGGGCACTACATTTGGGTACAAGCAACAATGACCTACTAAACGGAGAATACCATGAAAAAGAAGCTAAGTTGGGTACTAATGACAGTTTTAAGTATTTTTTTATTGATGCAGCTCATCCCCATTGACCGAGAAAACCCTCCTATAACGTTAGACATGCCTGCGCCCAAACCCGTTAAGGACATCCTAAAACGGTCTTGTTACGATTGTCATTCTAACGAGACCGAATGGCCTTGGTACAGTTACCTTGCACCTGTAAAGTTCATGATTCGTCATCATGTAAATGAGGGAAGAAGTAAGGTTAATTTTTCCACATGGGATCAGCCGCAAGGGGAAGAAAAAGCAGAGGTTCCAGAGGAAATTATAGAAGTGATAGAAAAAGGCGAAATGCCCACTTGGGATTATATTTTAATGCATCCAGAAGCAAAGCTAAGTGCTAAGGATGTGGCAGTCTTAAAGGAATGGGCGGCTACGGTTGGCAAAGGAGGCGAAACAGGAGATGTGCGCGGTGATGAAACTGTTCCAGATGCTAAACCTGCACTAACAAGCTCTAAAGACACTACTTTGGTGCAAAAGACCAAAGATACCGACGATGATGACAACTAATTATGGTGCTTTAGGCGATTGAAAGTACAGGGTAACGGTTGTACTTTTGTTGGGTATGGATGAGACCGACCATTGGGCATGGTGTTTCTGAGCAATTTTATTGACCAAAGCCATGCCCAGTCCACTTCCGGGAATGCCCTTAGCACTCATGCTTTTAGCACGAAAAAAGCGTTTCCCCACATGCGGGACGTCTTCCGGTCGAATACCCAAACCTGTATCGCGAACCAGGAGCACGGGCGGATCGTAATCCAAGCGTACTTCTATGGTCCCACTTTCCGTATATTTTTGTGCATTGTCTAAAATATTTTCTACCATTCGTTTTAGTAATTCGTTATCCCCTACCACTTGTACATCGGGTTGAATATCCATTTTTAGGACAATCTTCCGATCTTTTAAGAGGGATTCTATATCTAAAGTGGCATCCAAAACAATTTTAGAAAGATCGCAACAATCTCGGAGCGTTTCATCGGCGGTATGTTCCAGCCGTGCCAGCTCTAAAAGGCTCCGCACCATATCGCGCATCGCACCCAGTTCTACATGAAGACTTTTCAGGGTTTCTCGGTAGTGTTCAGCCGTTCGTTCGCGCCGGAGGGCCACTTCTACGGCCCCCACTAAGGCGGTTATGGGCGTTTGCAATTCGTGTGCGGCATGGGCAGTAAAGGCTTCCATTTCATCGAAGTTTTTCTGGAGGCGACTCAGCAAATCGTTCAATGTTTCAGTGAGTTGAAGCGTTTCTACGTCGGCTCCTGGAAACGAAGGGATTCGATAATCTCGTGTATGAAGAGAGATTTTTTGTGCTGCATCCGAGATAATTTCAACCGATTCGGTGGCCCGATGGGCCAGTTTCTTCAACAAAAACCACCAGACGATCATTGCCACCAAAACAATAACGGCTAAACCTATCAACCCCAGGCCATAAATATGGCTTCGATCCACTTCATATTGCCCGATCTGGATATACCCAATCAACCGACGATCAGGATCATAAATCCCCCGCGTTAAAAAAAGCATCCGGTATCCGGTACGATTATCGGTGAAAAAGCCATCTTTCTTTACCAAAGAACGGGGATATTTCCGGAGAATATCTACATTGTCGGAAGCAAACAACAAGGTACCATCAAGACGGAATAATTGCACAAATTGCGGATTCTGGCGTGGATGCGCATGTGTATGGTGCGGCTCCGTCCAGTGGTATCTCGGCGGCACTACCCGACCTTCGAACTGTATGGCTGCCGATATTTCGGCCAATTCATCTTCTAAAACGCGGCGATCGGAGAAATGAAACGTTGCGACAATGCTTCCAGCGGTCAAAACAAAAATGAATAACAACGTTCCCAAAAATGTAGGAAGTAGGGTTTTGACGAGCCGTGTTCGGAAGTGTAATGGTTTTTTGGAAGGCATCTCTCTTTAGTCCGGATTAAAACGATACCCAACCCCACGAACCGATACAATGGCCCCGGTACAGCCAACCGTTTGCAGTGCTTTACGCAGGTATCGAATATAAACTTCTACCACATTTGTATTGGGTTCAAAAGGCATTTGCCAGACCTCGCGGTAGAGGGTTTCGCGGGGAATATTTTGGCCCGCATGGGTGATGAAAAAGTGCAACAAGTCGAATTCGCGGGGGGTAAGGTTAATAACTTCGTTTTTATAAGTACAGGTGTGTGAATATGGATCTATGGTGAAATGCCCAGCCTGCATTTTGGTATCCCCTTGTTGTGTAGAGCGCCGATAGAGGGCTTCTAAGCGGGCAATTAACTCATCAAATGCAAAAGGTTTGGGCAAATAATCATCTGCCCCTGCACGTAAGCCTGCCACACGGTTTTCGATGGCGTCTAAGGCGGTAAGCATCAAAACTGGTTGTAAAGGGCGGATTTTACGTACTTCCCGGCACACGGTTAGGCCGTCAATGTCTGGCAAACGTAGGTCTAAAATTAGTATATCGTATTGTTTATTGGCTATTTGCTGAAGGGTTGAAGCGCCATGTGTGTGCCACTCCACATCGTGGCCTTCTTCTTTTAGGCCTTGTAGAATGAATTTGGCAATTTTAGGCTCGTCTTCGCATAGCAAAAGGTGCATTTTCATGTGGTATCCATTGGGGTGCTAATGTGGCTTTTTAGCATATGGACGCCCTGTTCAAAAACATAGCGCCGCGCATTATTCGGTTTAGTCATGTAAAAATACGTTTCGGTCTGGGTATTGATGACTGCACTTTTATAAGGCAGCGTGTTTATGTTGATTGTGGTTATAGAGACCATTGATGCAGCCACCAAACCATTAGGCCACAAAAATGTGACCTAATTGATGTCATAACCTTTTAGCAATCTGGCCGATTTTCGAGCGCTTTCCGGACGATGGCTTCCACCTGTTTGCGTTCGGTTTCTGGCATAGGCAAACGTGGTTCCCGAACCAAGGCATCGTTTTCTTTACCAGAAACCAAGGCTTCGGTAAACTTGATGTAATGCACAAAACGTGGGGTCACATCAAGATCTAACAGAGGACGAAACCAGCGATAAAGGGCGACCGCTTCTTGTACCCGTCCGGCCATTGCATGTTCATAAATGGCCACGGTTTCTTTGGGAAAAGCACAAACAAGCCCGGCCACCCAACCAATGGCCCCCGCCAACAGGCTTT contains these protein-coding regions:
- a CDS encoding HAMP domain-containing histidine kinase, yielding MPSKKPLHFRTRLVKTLLPTFLGTLLFIFVLTAGSIVATFHFSDRRVLEDELAEISAAIQFEGRVVPPRYHWTEPHHTHAHPRQNPQFVQLFRLDGTLLFASDNVDILRKYPRSLVKKDGFFTDNRTGYRMLFLTRGIYDPDRRLIGYIQIGQYEVDRSHIYGLGLIGLAVIVLVAMIVWWFLLKKLAHRATESVEIISDAAQKISLHTRDYRIPSFPGADVETLQLTETLNDLLSRLQKNFDEMEAFTAHAAHELQTPITALVGAVEVALRRERTAEHYRETLKSLHVELGAMRDMVRSLLELARLEHTADETLRDCCDLSKIVLDATLDIESLLKDRKIVLKMDIQPDVQVVGDNELLKRMVENILDNAQKYTESGTIEVRLDYDPPVLLVRDTGLGIRPEDVPHVGKRFFRAKSMSAKGIPGSGLGMALVNKIAQKHHAQWSVSSIPNKSTTVTLYFQSPKAP
- a CDS encoding response regulator transcription factor; the encoded protein is MKMHLLLCEDEPKIAKFILQGLKEEGHDVEWHTHGASTLQQIANKQYDILILDLRLPDIDGLTVCREVRKIRPLQPVLMLTALDAIENRVAGLRAGADDYLPKPFAFDELIARLEALYRRSTQQGDTKMQAGHFTIDPYSHTCTYKNEVINLTPREFDLLHFFITHAGQNIPRETLYREVWQMPFEPNTNVVEVYIRYLRKALQTVGCTGAIVSVRGVGYRFNPD
- a CDS encoding site-specific DNA-methyltransferase — its product is MVRERKAYPTNVLHLATECSNKNHSAAFPEELPEWFIKLFTKEHDTVLDPFMGSGTTITVANRMRRNAIGIEIIPAYYQLVKEQLNPVELYLL
- a CDS encoding heme-binding domain-containing protein, translating into MKKKLSWVLMTVLSIFLLMQLIPIDRENPPITLDMPAPKPVKDILKRSCYDCHSNETEWPWYSYLAPVKFMIRHHVNEGRSKVNFSTWDQPQGEEKAEVPEEIIEVIEKGEMPTWDYILMHPEAKLSAKDVAVLKEWAATVGKGGETGDVRGDETVPDAKPALTSSKDTTLVQKTKDTDDDDN